A window of the Hordeum vulgare subsp. vulgare chromosome 5H, MorexV3_pseudomolecules_assembly, whole genome shotgun sequence genome harbors these coding sequences:
- the LOC123398465 gene encoding zinc finger protein CO3-like, with protein MIKAEPDLRGQLRGSAGVGGMQLQQRCDSCRSAPCAFYCRADSAALCAACDADVHSANTLASRHRRVPMGAVAPASPAGGAFVVRPGGVNSSWPIREGRRSYYDDREGEEEEATSWLLLDPLRGSEADAPAFGDALVADFLDLGRAGEKEASSKDYHGHGMESNEGSHDHELVVPGEPVAQLHERQGFTAEMAYDAQNSNHGYGFGATFERSLSMSSSPDNSSTVQDVSSSYMRRSESSVDLFSTAAHTSPQFMGMAMDREARVHRYREKRKMRRFEKTIRYASRKAYAETRPRIKGRFAKRADADLEVDQYFSAAALSDSSCGVVPTF; from the exons ATGATCAAGGCCGAGCCGGACCTCCGTGGCCAGCTGCGCGGCAGCGCTGGCGTCGGCGGCATGCAGCTGCAGCAGCGCTGCGACTCGTGCCGCTCGGCGCCGTGCGCGTTCTACTGCCGCGCCGACTCGGCGGCGCTCTGCGCCGCGTGCGACGCGGACGTGCACTCGGCGAACACGCTGGCCAGCCGCCACCGCCGCGTCCCGATGGGCGCGGTGGCCCCGGCCTCCCCTGCCGGAGGCGCCTTCGTCGTCCGCCCCGGCGGCGTCAACTCCTCCTGGCCCATCCGCGAGGGCCGGAGGTCCTACTACGACGAccgcgagggagaggaggaggaggcgacgtcGTGGCTGCTGCTCGATCCGCTCCGGGGATCGGAGGCGGATGCGCCGGCGTTCGGCGACGCGCTCGTCGCTGACTTCCTCGACCTCGGACGAGCAGGCGAGAAGGAGGCGTCGAGCAAGGACTACCACGGCCACGGGATGGAGAGCAACGAGGGCAGCCACGACCACGAGCTCGTCGTGCCCGGTGAGCCGGTGGCGCAGCTGCATGAGCGGCAGGGCTTCACGGCGGAGATGGCGTACGATGCACAAAACTCTAACCATGGGTACGGATTTGGCGCAACATTCGAACGCAGC CTTTCAATGTCATCGTCACCGGACAACAGCAGCACCGTCCAGGATGTGAGCAGCTCGTACATGAGGCGCAGCGAGAGCAGCGTCGACCTCTTCTCAACGGCGGCGCACACGTCGCCGCAGTTCATGGGCATGGCGATGGACAGGGAGGCCAGGGTGCACCGGTACAGGGAGAAGAGGAAGATGAGGCGGTTCGAGAAGACCATCAGGTACGCGTCGCGGAAGGCCTACGCCGAGACCAGGCCACGGATCAAGGGGCGGTTCGCCAAGCGCGCCGACGCCGACCTCGAGGTGGACCAGTACTTCTCCGCAGCCGCGCTGTCTGACTCCAGCTGCGGCGTCGTGCCGACTTTCTAG